A window from Brachyhypopomus gauderio isolate BG-103 chromosome 6, BGAUD_0.2, whole genome shotgun sequence encodes these proteins:
- the tcf20 gene encoding transcription factor 20 isoform X2, translating into MQNFPNSPAPPPGFPSRGGNMVSSLYPPHVSEPQISPRTTEDYGALQSHSQHLHMRAQHPVQVPHIHGYGSRRGTGEIHHSGNSSSSYRKESMDYYFSVSGRDRNRRGGGAYGAGFGYSNMDGPIPHQYRHVSGSGSSSGLMSAYPMDYSASASSSNSAAASFSPSQQFSVSAVPPASGADVHQHQASQKYPSHQGHHQGHRTYSLPGHRIPSQFGHYPSLNAPTASAGMYNSPPQRYDTSSTGSMDSKINNSPTQSNPNSSTGSATSNNSGHHENVTQNYPSSSHPPYSPQSHPAHKHASRRTSQHSLGAGYDGYDASLKMQHVPPGHAHPKNPQSSVSLSPTTPLHSSQDISRSPMHSQNQQTHVSQNFSPVSNPSPAPSVIHSPSYSSSSSPLTGVSEGNTAPPSCPSVQAPSQSSLLHPRGCRSHARPSQTMTQLSPTPSSNSSISSCGSSAGSKATGMNANALNQHRMGVGCRGGQREEGTSSLYPQDKISQDPGLNSLNALTSQVANLPNTVQHMQLTDTVLSQKKSKDSSHQPNSQHSAANQLKPRNTSIAGHSSANEDSGDILGSKPEEVRKDHTNQSELEKVRPTGGAGTEVKPASCYSAPQSQIHQEQSRPGLHVHVKSRVTEASEPSPDAPACPPSSALLISRSSPTQHTRPNYTAELDHSHSDDRSGLKNKNNPDIKDERNTVEPEELPNQEPDQGKHIQNIVSVKVEHSSPTKQNNSDKNENKSNTQHFSRKTLSSPEQSNVGVIGVIVSARSEQNPEATKHTEAMSPHCAANYHLGKLGYSDEKHSINMFRDSGSHNGNGDTSVETYTAPYDVSPKIELGQSVSSNHCHLGPYKYGTSEMPYNTCTGVKNKGRAGVVGPRYQDYHHTQSNFGSGARKDAGVLAVGGRSGIGPRGQESHSQLQQPYPSLLQEVLQGYHLDRRYGRSEQASTVHHQPQNMSQPHYHTRLPYRMIESIRSHGMSQSVMGGASIHPQMALGKPHTHSQSQEAEHEMVLGLLHPPWDSEAQKPKVDHGMSLEKGTTVSPSNAALLQQCSDASAGPAKHINLSDYSLAQRKVPSLASPSAIQQLLLQEDSLAASAESISHTPNPQNSSSSERRSVICDVSPSRRNTPERERGQCATIGPSVIQQSLSSSGPKEQKCNKENVNDKKEQETGDASKVKHTTDGQSSMPAKEEPSKSQHGPMDLNSELNRHNSGKGNDTASNPLYHSHQHHLSSNPLSSPPRCKPYTQTDTSFAAYGFGDTVEESKMNTHHPFHTLTSPSHVPPPANKLQTYTHPLSLQHPHTMEDRFDWPANTTRPKDITIHYNSIQNSDQKFKIQSPSDVLPNQHHLPRQHSYPGSHYDMKLWESYAEKERAGNQHLRSTVPCESGGTQPAPVSAPKTLEVETSQEITEESAKAFHPAAAASATGPGGPNSSNTAPGIHQGNRPTKPGGSSETNPLMMRRRVRSFISPIPAKRLHQDFPSHRGGPPYHSPVSQSESRHLNESDSVNVDPCPKLSSPSTPYPTPSANSPPHGKTKILPPRRGRGLKLEAIVQKITPNKKLSYSNSHIDADFPDISHYSSDIPDPEIGVTFSTTPHREGGCLPYLDESHSLDDLLPYRAEDAYSCDSQVLKQSMTGSTSSTLRNLPTDFDFGLGTAVSSGPGTSEADKDDFTLLGPLPPPPPLPRPVQGSPPPSSSVLSDIQQFTNTYQQLETRRGEQSAANLLRQKLQETGIGFDDYGGDFYGAAPHSQSPGHHLLSRPPQHQLTSARMADCKPPDSIVPKGYFPSGKKKGRPVGSVNKQKRVQVHVQPAMANAPAAPPHSPPPPPHSPPPPPPHAVAPAAAPHTTPNSSTTEEAVTASVLPDQKTCPSLDLAIQTQPIKVDVESEDNQPEADIKPVKHRQRKGKEGSEETGSRGRQWRRRRGLAPKEDLDPPTGSGGNAGMSGTLQDTRKKVFSPYIHVERKIAEIGAVCTIVNSEDEKSKGKVTGFGEDGPSAVVLASQMIRKEKEIERLQEKGNVEQSESAMQSGKLLPTSGYVLLGPVISETGHTGRFLCCLCQKWANYKNLGDLYGPFYPAEYAAKFPKNQPQIRQILSHSGAANTGSNLSSISAELTASDTLHPPNIKSVDSDCIVSQTTTLVSPATSVGMASPPAGEDLPCQSAKMSSSPPAQNWDPMPDVASVTLKPPDLEIEITQKQKPEDPQQRPQHRKLTSHPRFKRRHKSGDGLPRTIPINSKASLPFQPPPPSLDALGPQLAQLPLVPLDPSELWVHESCIVWTSGVYLVNGRLYGLQEALDGAREMNCSHCEMAGSTLGCYSKGCTLRFHHPCAVEAECYLNEDNFSLRCPKHKLTSRPAKPAVAYQEQSERG; encoded by the exons ATGCAGAACTTTCCCAAcagtccagctcctcctccagggTTTCCCAGCAGGGGTGGGAACATGGTGAGCTCCCTCTACCCACCGCATGTGTCTGAGCCTCAAATATCCCCCAGGACCACAGAGGACTATGGTGCCCTGCAGAGTCACAGCCAACATCTACACATGCGGGCTCAACACCCAGTGCAGGTGCCTCACATACACGGCTATGGGTCCAGACGAGGCACAGGGGAGATACACCACAGTGGAAACAGTAGCAGCTCTTACCGAAAAGAGAGTATGGACTACTATTTCTCTGTGAGTGGCAGAGATCGCaacagaagaggaggaggggcgtATGGAGCAGGATTTGGATACTCAAACATGGATGGGCCCATACCTCACCAGTACAGACACGTGTCTGGGTCAGGGTCGTCCTCCGGCCTCATGTCCGCCTATCCCATGGACTACAGTGCCAGTGCATCTTCTAGTAATAGTGCTGCTGCTTCATTTTCTCCTTCACAACAGTTTAGTGTGTCTGCAGTACCACCTGCTTCAGGTGCTGATGTGCATCAGCATCAAGCCAGCCAGAAATACCCCTCGCATCAGGGGCACCATCAAGGTCATCGCACCTATTCTCTCCCTGGACACAGAATACCGTCTCAGTTTGGTCACTACCCTTCTCTTAATGCACCCACAGCATCAGCTGGAATGTACAACTCTCCACCACAACGCTATGACACCAGCAGCACTGGCAGTATGGACTCCAAAATCAATAACTCACCCACTCAGTCTAATCCAAATTCTTCTACTGGTTCTGCCACTTCAAACAACTCCGGGCATCATGAAAATGTGACACAGAATTATCCGTCCTCTTCCCATCCTCCCTATTCGCCTCAGTCCCATCCTGCTCATAAACATGCCTCTCGTCGCACATCACAGCACAGTCTTGGAGCAGGGTATGATGGGTATGATGCCTCCTTGAAGATGCAACATGTACCTCCTGGCCATGCACACCCTAAAAATCCTCAGTCCTCTGTCTCCTTAAGCCCTACCACACCACTCCATTCCTCTCAAGACATATCCAGATCTCCAATGCACTCCCAGAACCAGCAGACACACGTGAGTCAGAACTTCAGCCCGGTATCTAACCCTTCTCCTGCTCCGTCTGTCATCCACTCCCCCAGCTACAGTTCTTCTTCATCCCCTCTCACGGGGGTTTCAGAGGGCAACACTGCTCCTCCCAGCTGCCCTTCTGTTCAAGCACCATCACAGTCCTCACTCTTACACCCACGTGGCTGCCGCAGTCATGCCAGGCCCTCCCAGACCATGACTCAGCTCAGCCCCACTCCCAGCTCcaacagcagcatcagtagttgTGGTAGCAGTGCAGGTAGCAAAGCTACTGGTATGAATGCAAATGCCCTAAATCAACATCGAATGGGAGTAGGTTGTCGTGGTGGACAACGGGAAGAAGGCACTTCGTCTTTGTACCCACAGGACAAGATCTCACAGGACCCTGGTCTGAATAGTCTCAATGCCCTAACATCACAAGTGGCTAATTTACCCAATACAGTGCAACATATGCAGCTGACAGATACTGTGCTCTCTCAGAAGAAAAGCAAAGATAGTTCCCATCAGCCTAATTCACAGCATTCGGCTGCCAACCAACTAAAACCTCGAAATACTAGCATTGCCGGCCATTCCTCTGCAAATGAAGACAGTGGAGATATTTTGGGATCTAAGCCAGAGGAGGTCAGAAAGGATCACACTAACCAGTCAGAACTTGAGAAAGTGAGACCTACAGGGGGAGCTGGGACGGAAGTGAAGCCAGCCAGCTGCTATTCTGCCCCTCAGAGCCAAATCCACCAAGAACAGAGTCGTCCTGGGCTGCATGTACACGTGAAGAGTAGAGTCACTGAAGCATCTG AACCGAGCCCAGATGCACCTGCTTGTCCTCCTTCTTCTGCCCTGTTGATCTCTAGATCGTctcctacacaacacacacgcccaAACTATACAGCTGAACTCGATCACAGTCACAGTGATGACAGGAGTGGACTGAAGAACAAAAATAACCCAGATATTAAAGATGAAAGAAACACAGTTGAACCTGAAGAACTGCCCAACCAAGAACCAGATCAAGGAAAACATATCCAGAACATAGTCAGTGTAAAGGTAGAACATTCAAGCCCAACTAAACAAAATAATAGtgataaaaatgaaaataaaagcaACACGCAACATTTTTCTAGAAAGACCTTAAGCTCTCCAGAACAGTCTAACGTTGGAGTTATTGGAGTTATTGTTTCTGCACGTTCTGAACAAAACCCTGAGGCAACTAAACATACTGAGGCCATGTCTCCACACTGTGCTGCTAATTATCACCTTGGCAAACTCGGCTACTCTGATGAGAAACATTCCATTAACATGTTTAGAGATTCTGGGAGTCACAATGGCAATGGGGACACCAGTGTGGAAACATACACGGCACCTTATGATGTGTCCCCTAAAATTGAGCTTGGGCAGAGTGTGTCCTCAAATCACTGTCACCTTGGTCCTTATAAATATGGAACTTCTGAGATGCCATATAATACCTGCACAGGTGTGAAGAACAAGGGAAGGGCTGGAGTGGTGGGACCAAGATACCAAGATTACCATCACACACAGTCTAACTTTGGTTCAGGGGCTAGAAAGGATGCCGGCGTTCTAGCAGTGGGTGGTAGAAGTGGCATAGGACCAAGAGGCCAGGAGAGTCATTCTCAGTTGCAGCAACCATATCCCAGTCTTTTGCAAGAGGTTCTCCAAGGTTATCATTTAGATCGACGCTATGGACGCTCTGAACAAGCATCTACTGTTCACCACCAGCCACAAAATATGTCCCAGCCCCATTATCATACTAGACTTCCCTATCGTATGATTGAGAGCATAAGATCTCATGGGATGAGTCAGTCTGTTATGGGAGGTGCCAGTATTCATCCTCAAATGGCCTTGGGAAAGCCTCATACTCACAGTCAGAGTCAAGAAGCTGAACATGAGATGGTCCTGGGCCTCCTTCACCCTCCTTGGGATTCTGAAGCACAAAAGCCAAAGGTGGACCATGGAATGTCTCTGGAGAAGGGCACAACAGTGTCCCCTAGCAATGCCGCCCTTTTGCAGCAATGCTCCGATGCCTCTGCAGGTCCTGCTAAGCACATTAATTTGTCAGACTATTCCTTAGCTCAGAGGAAAGTCCCCAGTCTCGCCTCCCCGTCTGCCATTCAGCAGCTGCTTCTACAGGAAGACTCGCTTGCTGCTAGTGCAGAATCCATAAGTCATACCCCGAACCCTCAGAACTCCTCATCCTCAGAAAGGCGCTCTGTGATCTGTGATGTGTCCCCATCTCGACGAAATAcaccagaaagagagaggggtcagTGTGCAACTATAGGACCCTCAGTTATTCAGCAGTCTCTTTCATCCTCTGGACCGAAGGAGCAAAAATGCAATAAGGAGAATGTGAATGATAAAAAAGAGCAAGAAACAGGTGATGCTTCAAAGGTCAAACACACCACAGATGGACAAAGTTCCATGCCAGCCAAGGAAGAGCCTAGCAAGTCCCAGCATGGCCCCATGGATCTGAATTCTGAGTTGAATAGACACAATAGTGGCAAAGGAAACGACACCGCAAGCAACCCTTTATACCACTCTCATCAGCACCATCTCTCTTCTAACCCCCTGTCATCACCTCCCAGATGCAAACCATATACCCAGACTGATACCAGTTTTGCTGCCTATGGGTTTGGTGATACAGTAGAAGAATCCAAAATGAACACTCATCATCCTTTCCATACATTAACATCTCCAAGTCATGTCCCTCCCCCAGCTAACAAattacaaacatatacacacccgCTCTCTCTTCAGCACCCTCACACCATGGAGGACAGATTTGATTGGCCTGCTAACACTACTAGACCTAAAGATATTACCATCCATTATAACTCTATCcaaaattctgaccaaaaatttaaaattcagtctccTTCTGATGTTTTGCCTAATCAGCATCATTTGCCAAGACAGCATTCTTACCCTGGCTCTCATTATGATATGAAACTGTGGGAATCTTATGCTGAAAAAGAAAGAGCTGGTAACCAACATCTACGATCTACAGTTCCTTGTGAGTCTGGTGGCACACAACCAGCACCTGTCAGTGCTCCCAAGACACTGGAGGTAGAAACTTCTCAAGAGATTACAGAAGAATCGGCCAAAGCATTCCACCCTGCTGCCGCTGCCAGTGCTACTGGTCCAGGTGGTCCCAACAGCAGTAATACAGCCCCGGGTATTCACCAAGGGAATCGCCCAACTAAACCTGGAGGGTCATCAGAAACAAACCCTTTAATGATGAGAAGGAGAGTTCGTTCTTTTATTTCTCCAATTCCAGCCAAGAGGCTGCATCAGGACTTTCCCAGTCACAGGGGTGGGCCACCCTACCATTCTCCAGTATCCCAGTCTGAATCTAGACATCTAAATGAAAGTGATTCAGTGAATGTAGACCCTTGTCCCAAACTGTCTTCCCCTAGCACACCATATCCAACACCCAGCGCTAATTCACCCCCACATGGGAAAACAAAGATTCTGCCTCCAAGGAGGGGCCGGGGTTTAAAACTGGAAGCAATAGTACAAAAAATTACCCCAAATAAAAAATTAAGTTACAGTAACAGCCACATAGATGCTGATTTCCCAGATATATCACATTACAGCTCTGACATACCTGACCCAGAGATTGGAGTGACGTTCTCTACTACGCCTCACAGAGAAGGTGGTTGTTTGCCTTATCTTGACGAATCTCACTCTTTAGATGATCTTTTGCCCTACAGAGCCGAAGATGCATATTCTTGTGATTCTCAAGTTCTCAAACAGAGCATGACAGGATCCACCAGTAGTACCCTAAGAAACTTGCCAACAGACTTTGACTTTGGGTTAGGCACGGCTGTATCTTCTGGACCTGGGACCAGTGAAGCTGATAAGGATGACTTTACGCTACTGGGACCcctgcccccaccaccaccGTTACCTCGCCCTGTGCAAGGCTCTCCCCCTCCATCCTCATCTGTGTTATCTGATATACAGCAATTCACCAACACTTACCAACAGTTGGAGACAAGGCGAGGGGAGCAGTCTGCTGCTAACCTGCTAAGGCAGAAACTTCAAGAGACTGGCATAGGTTTTGATGATTATGGAGGGGATTTTTATGGAGCAGCCCCCCATAGCCAAAGCCCAGGACATCACCTTCTCTCTCGGCCTCCACAGCATCAGTTAACCTCTGCCAGAATGGCAGACTGCAAACCACCAGACAGCATTGTTCCCAAGGGGTATTTCCCCTCCGGCAAAAAAAAGGGGCGGCCAGTAGGAAGTGTGAATAAACAAAAACGTGTGCAAGTCCATGTCCAGCCTGCCATGGCTAACGCTCCTGCAGCCCCCCCTCACtcgcctccccctccccctcactcccctccccctcccccgccccacGCTGTGGCTCCTGCTGctgctccacacaccacaccaaacTCCAGCACCACAGAGGAAGCAGTCACAGCTTCTGTACTACCTGATCAGAAAACCTGTCCGTCTCTCGATCTTGCTATTCAGACCCAGCCAATAAAGGTGGATGTGGAGAGTGAGGACAACCAGCCCGAGGCAGACATAAAGCCAGTAAAGCACAGACAGAGGAAGGGGAAAGAGGGGAGCGAGGAGACTGGTTCAAGAGGCAGGCagtggagaaggaggagaggactGGCCCCTAAAGAAGACCTGGATCCACCAACCGGCAGTGGAGGAAATGCTGGCATGAGTGGAACTTTACAAGACACCAGAAAAAAGGTTTTCTCTCCATACATACATGTAGAAAGAAAAATTGCTGAGATTGGAGCTGTGTGTACCATAGTCAACTCTGAGGATGAGAAATCGAAAGGCAAAGTCACTGGTTTTGGAGAAGATGGTCCTTCAGCTGTTGTTCTTGCATCCCAGATGAtcagaaaagagaaagaaattgAGAGGCTACAGGAAAAGGGGAATGTTGAACAATCTGAATCAGCCATGCAGTCAGGAAAGTTACTTCCTACATCTGGATATGTCCTGCTAGGCCCTGTGATATCTGAAACTGGCCACACTGGTCGTTTTTTATGTTGCCTTTGTCAGAAATGGGCTAATTACAAGAACCTTGGAGATCTCTATGGACCATTCTATCCAGCTGAGTATGCTGCCAAGTTCCCAAAGAACCAACCTCAAATTCGACAGATCTTGTCACACTCTGGTGCAGCTAATACTGGATCAAATTTGTCTTCTATTTCAGCAGAATTAACTGCCTCTGATACTCTGCATCCTCCTAACATCAAATCAGTAGACAGTGATTGCATTGTAAGTCAAACCACAACCCTTGTGTCTCCTGCTACTAGTGTTGGCATGGCTTCTCCACCAGCGGGTGAAGACCTGCCGTGCCAGAGTGCCAAAATGAGCAGTTCTCCACCAGCACAAAACTGGGATCCGATGCCAGATGTTGCATCTGTGACATTAAAGCCACCTGACCTGGAGATCGAGATCACCCAGAAACAAAAGCCAGAAGACCCTCAGCAAAGACCGCAGCACAGAAAACTGACTTCCCATCCCCGTTTTAAAAGAAGACACAAATCCGGTGATGGTTTGCCGCGCACTATTCCCATCAACAGTAAAGCGTCGCTGCCGTTCCAGCCCCCTCCGCCCAGCCTGGATGCCCTGGGGCCCCAGCTGGCCCAGCTGCCTCTGGTTCCTTTAGATCCCAGTGAGCTGTGGGTGCACGAGAGCTGCATTGTCTGGACTAGTGGGGTGTACTTGGTCAACGGGAGACTGTATGGCTTGCAGGAGGCACTAGATGGTGCCAGAGAAATG AACTGTTCTCATTGTGAAATGGCTGGTTCCACCCTGGGCTGCTACAGTAAAGGGTGCACACTGCGGTTCCATCACCCATGTGCTGTGGAGGCAG AGTGCTATCTAAATGAAGACAATTTCTCTTTGAGGTGTCCAAAGCACAAG CTCACCAGTAGACCAGCTAAGCCTGCAGTTGCGTATCAGGAGCAGTCAGAACGGGGTTGA